A genome region from Thalassococcus arenae includes the following:
- a CDS encoding flagellin: protein MSSILTNNGAMVALQTLKSINSRLADTQSEISTGKSVASARDNAAVWAISKVMEADVKGFKGISDSLNLGESTVAVARQAAETVTDLLTEMKGKIVAAQEENVDRAKIQNDINALRDQIGSVTGAAQFNGLNLISNLSSTAGTGSINILSSLDRSGTGVSSSDITVGKQDLSTQQAALTGTWTATAGDSGTLNGTQTDTLTIAAPTAAGAVYGLSVFGTDADNSTFTQADYRSSAALTPANAAELGQILYVTKDGDTAADVAKGLAQAYAIYAAENNLDTDVLNITQNGSGLNISSTVTDATDSIQVQVNTGVAGAGASATIGGGLGAVADIDVTTDAGADSALVAIEFMIQNSIDAAAEFGSVQGRIETQTNFITGMTDALKSGIGTLVDADMEEASARLQALQVQQQLGVQALSIANQAPQSLLSLFR, encoded by the coding sequence ATGTCCAGCATTCTGACGAACAATGGCGCGATGGTCGCGCTGCAAACCCTGAAATCGATCAACTCGCGCCTTGCCGACACGCAAAGCGAAATCTCGACCGGCAAATCAGTCGCCAGCGCCCGTGACAACGCTGCCGTCTGGGCGATCTCCAAGGTGATGGAAGCCGACGTCAAAGGGTTCAAGGGCATTTCCGACAGCCTGAACCTCGGTGAATCCACCGTCGCCGTGGCACGCCAGGCAGCGGAAACCGTGACCGACCTGCTGACCGAAATGAAGGGCAAGATCGTCGCCGCCCAGGAAGAAAACGTCGATCGCGCGAAGATTCAGAACGACATCAACGCTCTTCGCGACCAGATCGGCTCGGTGACCGGGGCGGCCCAGTTCAATGGCCTGAACCTGATCTCGAACCTTTCGTCGACCGCCGGAACCGGATCGATCAACATCCTGTCGTCGCTCGACCGTTCGGGAACCGGCGTGAGCTCGAGCGATATCACGGTCGGCAAACAGGATCTGAGCACACAACAGGCCGCGCTGACGGGCACCTGGACGGCGACCGCGGGTGACAGCGGAACGCTGAACGGCACGCAAACCGATACCTTGACCATCGCAGCTCCGACCGCGGCCGGCGCTGTGTACGGTCTGTCGGTTTTCGGCACTGACGCCGACAACAGCACGTTCACGCAAGCCGACTATCGCAGCAGCGCCGCGCTGACCCCCGCAAACGCCGCGGAGTTGGGCCAGATCCTCTACGTCACAAAGGATGGCGACACCGCCGCAGATGTGGCGAAAGGCCTGGCACAAGCCTACGCGATCTATGCGGCCGAGAACAATCTCGACACCGACGTGCTCAACATCACGCAAAACGGTTCGGGTCTGAACATCTCCTCCACGGTGACCGATGCGACGGACAGCATCCAGGTTCAGGTCAACACGGGCGTTGCGGGTGCGGGTGCCTCGGCCACCATCGGTGGTGGCCTTGGTGCAGTTGCGGATATCGACGTGACCACCGATGCCGGTGCGGATTCGGCTCTCGTCGCCATCGAGTTCATGATCCAGAACTCGATCGATGCCGCGGCGGAATTCGGCTCGGTACAGGGCCGGATCGAAACGCAGACCAACTTCATCACCGGTATGACCGACGCCCTCAAGTCCGGCATCGGCACCTTGGTGGATGCGGATATGGAAGAAGCCTCGGCGCGCCTGCAGGCACTTCAGGTTCAGCAGCAGTTGGGCGTGCAGGCATTGTCGATCGCCAACCAGGCGCCGCAGTCGCTGCTGTCTCTCTTCCGGTAA
- a CDS encoding flagellar hook-length control protein FliK, with protein sequence MQTFISGLSRHSDPALINPAPSGGTTIAAGQRDFSRFVADEVSKAEGAHPSDHTERTVDGDTGHMPAPSERDNEAVEIPETSENPSTRADRNDAPNVGSRKTGALATKVAPEVSHAVPSDTATATDPQAEGARFDWNAEAVEFSPNLPVAGSEDRFDVSGSREARDTVRKHPKAQDPNDWGSSPWVVPFSSDHFGVSTQSVTGPRNAVLSATATPVSSTEQAAPATTPSAGFDPLQKAPLDSPRPETPAQPLLTGQQPVRKTPNQSPPPAGARAEATPRTAQTLMTVHPATLAAVDADSSGHTEQAPVARAASPIVQSAAFTGADGPGRVGESTPGGGTLDRSTPNVTEHPPRARPGFAPVKEGVLLQPHSVPGKTDEFMRGRDVDISAKDIRPATMMRPATESNSKWSTADTTAQIEKTAPEIRMAQVPPGSRTGDLNLPSFPPERFPPQWSNRLSDPVAQIPSHNPANPAGGFAGVVYPDTTRLGKADFSSFPANARSAIFATSSMGDEEAVAGSISDESTTTFTAANQATTSPTAVTAAPAKPATVPVAVRQVIEQMVRLGDSVVELRLDPEELGHVRMQITAGETGLQMAIAADRPETLDLLRRHIDQLARALAAAGYGEASFEFSHNGRPQPQERRGEQSDPIATDPADSATHARKGPLPSAVDGLNILM encoded by the coding sequence ATGCAAACGTTCATCAGTGGCCTGTCGCGCCACTCCGACCCGGCGCTCATCAATCCCGCGCCGTCTGGCGGCACAACGATTGCGGCAGGTCAACGCGACTTCTCGCGGTTTGTGGCTGATGAGGTGAGCAAGGCAGAGGGTGCGCATCCGTCCGATCACACTGAGCGGACGGTTGACGGCGATACTGGTCACATGCCGGCGCCGTCCGAACGGGACAACGAAGCGGTCGAAATTCCGGAAACGTCTGAAAACCCGAGCACCCGTGCGGATCGGAACGACGCCCCGAACGTGGGCAGTCGCAAGACTGGTGCATTGGCCACCAAGGTCGCGCCGGAGGTATCCCATGCGGTTCCCTCCGATACAGCCACCGCCACAGACCCGCAGGCTGAGGGCGCGCGGTTCGACTGGAATGCCGAGGCCGTCGAATTCTCGCCGAACCTGCCTGTTGCGGGAAGCGAGGACCGGTTCGATGTTTCCGGTTCCCGCGAAGCACGGGATACCGTCAGGAAACACCCCAAGGCGCAGGACCCGAACGACTGGGGATCTTCGCCTTGGGTTGTTCCCTTTTCGAGCGATCATTTCGGCGTATCCACGCAATCTGTCACCGGGCCGCGTAATGCGGTGCTGTCGGCGACAGCGACGCCGGTTTCAAGCACGGAACAGGCCGCGCCCGCCACGACCCCGTCCGCCGGGTTCGACCCGTTGCAGAAGGCCCCGTTAGACAGTCCGAGACCCGAAACTCCGGCGCAGCCGCTGCTGACAGGGCAGCAACCTGTTCGGAAAACACCGAACCAATCACCGCCGCCTGCCGGTGCACGGGCCGAAGCGACGCCGAGAACCGCTCAGACCCTCATGACGGTACATCCCGCAACGCTGGCGGCCGTCGACGCGGACAGTTCCGGGCATACCGAACAGGCGCCTGTCGCGCGTGCAGCTTCGCCAATTGTCCAATCCGCGGCATTCACGGGCGCCGATGGGCCCGGGCGGGTTGGGGAATCAACGCCGGGGGGTGGCACGCTGGACCGATCAACGCCCAACGTCACGGAACACCCGCCCCGGGCACGACCCGGTTTCGCACCGGTGAAGGAGGGCGTGCTGCTCCAGCCCCATTCGGTACCTGGCAAGACAGATGAATTCATGCGCGGGCGGGATGTCGACATTTCCGCCAAAGACATACGGCCCGCAACGATGATGCGCCCCGCGACCGAGTCGAACAGCAAATGGTCGACAGCGGACACGACCGCACAGATCGAGAAGACCGCGCCTGAAATCCGGATGGCACAGGTTCCGCCCGGTTCCCGCACGGGCGATTTGAACTTGCCGTCCTTCCCGCCCGAACGCTTTCCGCCGCAATGGTCCAACCGCCTATCGGACCCGGTTGCGCAGATACCGTCACACAACCCGGCCAATCCCGCCGGCGGTTTTGCTGGCGTTGTGTATCCGGACACGACCCGCCTTGGGAAAGCCGACTTCTCGTCGTTTCCGGCCAATGCGCGATCTGCGATCTTCGCAACCAGCAGCATGGGGGACGAAGAAGCTGTCGCCGGCAGTATTTCCGACGAATCCACCACAACGTTCACCGCCGCGAACCAGGCCACCACTTCGCCGACGGCCGTGACCGCGGCGCCTGCGAAACCCGCAACCGTCCCGGTTGCGGTGCGCCAGGTGATCGAACAAATGGTGCGTCTCGGGGACAGCGTCGTGGAATTGCGTCTCGATCCCGAGGAACTGGGGCACGTCCGGATGCAGATCACGGCCGGCGAAACCGGACTGCAGATGGCCATCGCCGCTGACCGGCCCGAAACGCTCGACCTTCTGCGCCGCCATATCGACCAGCTGGCGCGCGCGCTGGCAGCCGCGGGATATGGTGAGGCCAGCTTCGAGTTTTCCCACAACGGACGGCCCCAACCGCAAGAGCGACGCGGCGAACAGTCCGACCCTATCGCAACCGATCCCGCGGACTCGGCAACACATGCCCGAAAGGGGCCATTGCCGTCTGCAGTGGACGGTCTGAACATTCTGATGTGA
- the flbT gene encoding flagellar biosynthesis repressor FlbT, with amino-acid sequence MSGLVLKLGPRERVLINGAVIENGDRRSRLSIVTPNANILRLRDAIHPEDARTPVRRICYQAQLLLTGDAEIEDTRQHLLRRIEEISHIFKDPDSRRLLASATDALISNQFYPCLKALRALIPREDRLLAAVPQ; translated from the coding sequence ATGAGTGGATTGGTTCTGAAACTCGGCCCGCGCGAAAGGGTTCTTATCAACGGCGCGGTGATCGAAAACGGGGATCGGCGCAGCCGTCTGTCGATCGTCACCCCCAATGCCAATATCCTGCGACTGCGCGATGCTATCCACCCCGAAGACGCCCGCACACCAGTGCGTCGGATCTGCTACCAGGCCCAGTTGCTTTTGACCGGGGATGCCGAGATCGAGGACACCCGCCAACATCTGCTTCGCCGGATCGAAGAGATCAGTCACATCTTCAAGGATCCGGATAGCCGCCGTTTGCTTGCATCCGCGACCGATGCGTTGATCTCCAACCAGTTCTACCCGTGTCTCAAGGCACTTCGTGCATTGATCCCGCGCGAAGACCGCCTGCTTGCAGCCGTGCCGCAATGA
- a CDS encoding rod-binding protein: MEHKSNILTGYLPHYRQNRKTESNWRHPMEIPAIAPDARTARNTALQNAARELETTFLAEMLKAAKLGEPPEGWGGGAGEEHFASFLRQEQARQLVAGGGIGLSEILFNALKEVDNE; encoded by the coding sequence GTGGAACATAAATCGAACATCCTTACCGGTTATTTACCGCATTACCGCCAGAACCGGAAAACCGAGTCGAATTGGAGACACCCGATGGAGATACCCGCTATCGCCCCGGATGCGCGAACCGCCAGGAACACGGCGCTGCAGAACGCGGCGCGGGAGCTTGAAACCACCTTTCTCGCCGAGATGCTCAAGGCCGCCAAGCTGGGTGAACCGCCCGAAGGTTGGGGTGGTGGTGCAGGGGAAGAGCATTTCGCGTCCTTCCTGCGTCAGGAACAGGCCAGGCAACTGGTCGCCGGTGGCGGCATCGGGCTTTCGGAGATCCTGTTCAATGCTTTGAAGGAGGTCGATAATGAGTGA
- a CDS encoding flagellar hook capping FlgD N-terminal domain-containing protein, translating into MQSNATLPPLYAPNAATRIGSGQPTPADAAKSQDKAVLSSDFQTFLRMLTAQVQNQDPLNPVDSTDYATQLATFSSVEQQVLTNDLLRGLSAALGGGTLAEFSGWIGMETLARAPVQFDGRPVTFKPDPVEGSDTAVYVVRNATGDIVRREVLPDLSSSATWDGTDAFGTAVPQGVYRIEIESQANGTAIDTRLASVYARIDEVRIDGSSTVIRLADGTELPTTMVEGLRAVRD; encoded by the coding sequence ATGCAAAGCAACGCAACCCTGCCACCCCTCTACGCCCCGAATGCGGCGACCCGCATCGGTTCGGGTCAACCGACACCTGCCGACGCTGCGAAAAGCCAGGACAAGGCCGTGTTGAGCTCGGATTTCCAAACTTTTCTGCGCATGCTGACCGCCCAGGTCCAGAACCAGGATCCACTGAATCCCGTGGATTCGACCGACTACGCAACCCAGCTGGCGACGTTTTCATCCGTGGAACAACAGGTTCTGACCAACGACTTGCTGCGGGGGCTGTCGGCCGCCCTGGGTGGCGGAACACTGGCGGAATTCAGCGGCTGGATCGGCATGGAAACGCTGGCCCGCGCGCCCGTCCAGTTCGACGGTCGACCCGTGACGTTCAAACCCGATCCGGTCGAAGGGTCCGACACTGCGGTTTACGTCGTGCGGAACGCGACCGGTGATATCGTGCGCCGCGAAGTCCTGCCCGATTTGAGTTCGTCCGCCACATGGGACGGAACCGATGCGTTCGGGACCGCCGTTCCTCAAGGCGTCTACCGGATCGAAATCGAAAGCCAGGCTAACGGAACCGCGATCGATACCCGTCTTGCATCCGTCTATGCGCGAATCGACGAGGTCCGTATCGACGGCTCTTCCACGGTGATCCGGCTTGCCGACGGGACCGAATTGCCGACAACGATGGTCGAAGGCCTGCGCGCCGTCCGCGATTGA
- the flaF gene encoding flagellar biosynthesis regulator FlaF, with protein sequence MNAQLLAQQAYAQATTPVRTHRSVEYDLLARATHRIKAAAQKGPAAFPQLVEALSDNRKLWTALAVDVANQENGLPQDLRARIFYLAEFVQHHTGRVLARKAGVRPLLEINAAVLRGLRGGNAKQ encoded by the coding sequence GTGAACGCTCAATTGTTGGCACAACAGGCCTATGCGCAGGCCACCACACCCGTCCGAACGCACCGCAGCGTGGAATACGATCTGCTCGCGCGCGCAACGCATCGTATCAAGGCGGCGGCACAAAAAGGTCCTGCTGCCTTTCCGCAGTTGGTCGAGGCCCTTTCGGACAATCGCAAACTGTGGACGGCACTCGCCGTCGACGTGGCAAACCAGGAAAACGGCCTGCCGCAAGATCTGCGCGCGCGAATCTTCTACCTCGCGGAGTTCGTCCAACATCATACGGGTCGTGTCCTGGCCCGAAAAGCGGGTGTACGACCGCTTCTCGAAATCAACGCCGCCGTCTTGCGGGGCCTGCGTGGCGGGAATGCAAAACAATGA
- a CDS encoding flagellar protein FlgN produces MSDAQAILAKLQALIEAERAALLSGDLDALATLVENKSDLLMQLSDETSLSVEDLQPIRSTLKRNQELFDHALAGVRNVVDRLGQVRRLRQDLSTYDPNGQRQAFGSQDQKRLEKRA; encoded by the coding sequence ATGAGTGACGCGCAAGCCATACTTGCCAAGTTGCAGGCGCTGATCGAAGCCGAACGGGCCGCGCTGCTTTCCGGCGACCTGGATGCCCTCGCTACCTTGGTCGAAAACAAATCCGACTTGCTGATGCAGCTGTCGGACGAAACGTCGCTTTCGGTCGAAGACCTGCAACCGATCCGATCGACGTTGAAGCGAAATCAGGAATTGTTCGACCATGCTCTTGCAGGCGTCCGCAATGTCGTTGATCGGCTGGGGCAGGTACGCCGACTTCGGCAGGACTTGTCGACCTACGATCCGAATGGCCAGCGGCAGGCCTTTGGCAGCCAAGACCAAAAGCGCCTCGAAAAGCGGGCATGA